The following coding sequences lie in one Oncorhynchus kisutch isolate 150728-3 linkage group LG17, Okis_V2, whole genome shotgun sequence genomic window:
- the LOC109907740 gene encoding transmembrane and coiled-coil domains protein 1 isoform X4: MDWEQVLRLENGKIERLEVSGLAQTPQAVSCGEDGSFSGGDDGTPDPQRTKQAIAQLQQKILKLTEQIKIEQTARDNNVAEYLKLANNADKQQSARIKQVFEKKNQKSAQTIQQLQRKLEHYHRKLREVEHNGIPRQSKDVLRDMQQGLKGVGAKVTGFSEGVVDSVKGGLTSFSQATHSAAAGVVSKPREIASLFRNKFGSADNIPGLKDSLDDPSCVEEGLMGAGRRSMGLAGHHHLQSSPKYGSEDDCSSATSGSAGANSTTGAPGGPPSSRGNTLERSQSSSLDMLLQEVQELREGQGRLEESLEVLKSHYQRDYTVIMQTLQEERFRCERLEEQLNDLTELHQNEILNLKQELASMEEKIAYQSYERARDSQEALEACQTRISKMELQQQQQQVVQLEGLENATARTLLGKLINVLLALMAVLLVFVSTIANCVIPLMKTRSRSFSTLLLILLFAFIWRNWDALSGCCTHRALQPPR; the protein is encoded by the exons atTGAGCGGTTGGAGGTGAGTGGCTTAGCTCAGACCCCCCAGGCAGTGTCGTGTGGGGAGGATGGGTCTTTCTCTGGGGGTGACGATGGCACCCCGGACCCCCAGCGCACCAAGCAGGCCATCGCCCAGCTGCAGCAGAAAATCCTGAAGCTCACAGAGCAGATCAAGATTGAGCAGACGGCCAGAGACAACAACGTGGCCGAGTACCTCAAACTGGCCAACAACGCTGACAAGCAGCAGAGTGCCCGCATCAAACAG GTGTTTGAGAAGAAAAACCAGAAGTCAGCCCAGACCATCCAGCAGCTGCAGAGGAAGCTGGAACACTACCACCGCAAGCTGAGGGAGGTGGAGCACAACGGCATCCCTCGCCAGTCCAAGGACGTCCTCAGGGACATGCAGCAGGGCCTAAAGGGTGTGGGGGCAAAGGTCACAGGCTTCAGCGAAGGTGTGGTGGACAGCGTCAAGGGAGGCCTCACCAGCTTCTCCCAGGCCACGCACTCTGCTGCCGCCGGGGTCGTCTCCAAGCCCCGAGAGATCGCCTCGCTGTTCCGCAACAAGTTTGGCAGCGCCGACAACATCCCCGGGCTGAAGGACTCCTTGGATGACCCGTCATGTGTTGAGGAGGGTTTGATGGGGGCCGGGCGGAGGTCTATGGGCCTTGCAGGCCACCACCACCTGCAGTCCAGTCCCAAGTACGGTAGCGAGGATGACTGCTCCAGCGCTACCTCAGGGTCGGCAGGGGCCAACAGCACGACTGGGGCGCCCGGAGGCCCCCCCAGCTCCAGGGGGAACACCCTGGAGAGGAGCCAGAGCTCCAGCCTGGACATGCTGCTGCAGGAAGTGCAGGAGCTGAGGGAAGGCCaggggagactagaggagagtCTGGAGGTACTTAAGAGCCACTATCAGAGGGACTACACTGTCATCATGCAGACCCTACAGGAGGAACGATTCAG GTGTGAGCGTCTGGAGGAGCAGCTGAATGATCTGACAGAGCTTCATCAGAATGAGATCCTAAACCTGAAGCAGGAGCTGGCCAGCATGGAGGAGAAGATAGCCTACCAGTCCTACGAGAGAGCCAGAGACTCACAG GAAGCCCTGGAGGCGTGTCAGACACGTATCTCTAAGATGGAgttgcagcagcaacagcagcaggtgGTCCAGCTAGAGGGCTTAGAGAATGCCACGGCCCGGACACTGCTGGGGAAGCTCATCAACGTCCTCCTGGCCCTCATGGCCGTGCTCCTGGTGTTTGTCTCCACCATAGCCAACTGTGTGATCCCCCTGATGAAGACCCGCTCCCGGTCCTTCTCCACGCTCCTCCTCATCCTGCTCTTCGCCTTCATCTGGAGGAACTGGGACGCGCTGTCGGGCTGCTGCACGCACCGTGCCCTGCAGCCACCCAGATGA
- the LOC109907740 gene encoding transmembrane and coiled-coil domains protein 1 isoform X3 — MVQRFSLRRQYSKIERLEVSGLAQTPQAVSCGEDGSFSGGDDGTPDPQRTKQAIAQLQQKILKLTEQIKIEQTARDNNVAEYLKLANNADKQQSARIKQVFEKKNQKSAQTIQQLQRKLEHYHRKLREVEHNGIPRQSKDVLRDMQQGLKGVGAKVTGFSEGVVDSVKGGLTSFSQATHSAAAGVVSKPREIASLFRNKFGSADNIPGLKDSLDDPSCVEEGLMGAGRRSMGLAGHHHLQSSPKYGSEDDCSSATSGSAGANSTTGAPGGPPSSRGNTLERSQSSSLDMLLQEVQELREGQGRLEESLEVLKSHYQRDYTVIMQTLQEERFRCERLEEQLNDLTELHQNEILNLKQELASMEEKIAYQSYERARDSQEALEACQTRISKMELQQQQQQVVQLEGLENATARTLLGKLINVLLALMAVLLVFVSTIANCVIPLMKTRSRSFSTLLLILLFAFIWRNWDALSGCCTHRALQPPR; from the exons atTGAGCGGTTGGAGGTGAGTGGCTTAGCTCAGACCCCCCAGGCAGTGTCGTGTGGGGAGGATGGGTCTTTCTCTGGGGGTGACGATGGCACCCCGGACCCCCAGCGCACCAAGCAGGCCATCGCCCAGCTGCAGCAGAAAATCCTGAAGCTCACAGAGCAGATCAAGATTGAGCAGACGGCCAGAGACAACAACGTGGCCGAGTACCTCAAACTGGCCAACAACGCTGACAAGCAGCAGAGTGCCCGCATCAAACAG GTGTTTGAGAAGAAAAACCAGAAGTCAGCCCAGACCATCCAGCAGCTGCAGAGGAAGCTGGAACACTACCACCGCAAGCTGAGGGAGGTGGAGCACAACGGCATCCCTCGCCAGTCCAAGGACGTCCTCAGGGACATGCAGCAGGGCCTAAAGGGTGTGGGGGCAAAGGTCACAGGCTTCAGCGAAGGTGTGGTGGACAGCGTCAAGGGAGGCCTCACCAGCTTCTCCCAGGCCACGCACTCTGCTGCCGCCGGGGTCGTCTCCAAGCCCCGAGAGATCGCCTCGCTGTTCCGCAACAAGTTTGGCAGCGCCGACAACATCCCCGGGCTGAAGGACTCCTTGGATGACCCGTCATGTGTTGAGGAGGGTTTGATGGGGGCCGGGCGGAGGTCTATGGGCCTTGCAGGCCACCACCACCTGCAGTCCAGTCCCAAGTACGGTAGCGAGGATGACTGCTCCAGCGCTACCTCAGGGTCGGCAGGGGCCAACAGCACGACTGGGGCGCCCGGAGGCCCCCCCAGCTCCAGGGGGAACACCCTGGAGAGGAGCCAGAGCTCCAGCCTGGACATGCTGCTGCAGGAAGTGCAGGAGCTGAGGGAAGGCCaggggagactagaggagagtCTGGAGGTACTTAAGAGCCACTATCAGAGGGACTACACTGTCATCATGCAGACCCTACAGGAGGAACGATTCAG GTGTGAGCGTCTGGAGGAGCAGCTGAATGATCTGACAGAGCTTCATCAGAATGAGATCCTAAACCTGAAGCAGGAGCTGGCCAGCATGGAGGAGAAGATAGCCTACCAGTCCTACGAGAGAGCCAGAGACTCACAG GAAGCCCTGGAGGCGTGTCAGACACGTATCTCTAAGATGGAgttgcagcagcaacagcagcaggtgGTCCAGCTAGAGGGCTTAGAGAATGCCACGGCCCGGACACTGCTGGGGAAGCTCATCAACGTCCTCCTGGCCCTCATGGCCGTGCTCCTGGTGTTTGTCTCCACCATAGCCAACTGTGTGATCCCCCTGATGAAGACCCGCTCCCGGTCCTTCTCCACGCTCCTCCTCATCCTGCTCTTCGCCTTCATCTGGAGGAACTGGGACGCGCTGTCGGGCTGCTGCACGCACCGTGCCCTGCAGCCACCCAGATGA